Proteins co-encoded in one Candidatus Thiodictyon syntrophicum genomic window:
- a CDS encoding DUF4365 domain-containing protein, whose protein sequence is MTQDHLLAATDREEALSRAYVQAVAAGAGYLVATRDFDRDGIDCEIKAGGHMRPALGIQLKATVNLGECRDGCYRYPLKRRNYDWLRGPSQAPRLLVVLALPEQETDWLSVSAAQLVMRRCAYWVSLADAPETTNQTSVTVLLPEVNRLDIASLRKLMDQSRTGFIR, encoded by the coding sequence ATGACTCAAGATCATCTGCTAGCAGCGACCGACCGTGAAGAGGCGCTGTCGCGTGCCTATGTCCAGGCAGTCGCAGCCGGTGCCGGCTATCTGGTCGCAACCCGCGACTTCGACCGCGACGGGATCGACTGCGAGATCAAGGCCGGCGGCCACATGCGGCCGGCGCTCGGCATCCAACTCAAGGCGACGGTGAATCTCGGCGAGTGCCGCGACGGGTGCTACCGCTACCCCCTCAAGCGCCGCAATTACGATTGGCTGCGCGGTCCCAGCCAGGCACCGCGACTCCTGGTGGTGCTGGCCCTGCCCGAGCAGGAGACCGATTGGCTCAGTGTTTCCGCGGCGCAACTCGTCATGCGGCGCTGTGCCTATTGGGTCTCGCTGGCGGATGCACCGGAAACCACGAACCAGACATCGGTCACCGTGCTGCTCCCCGAGGTCAATCGACTCGATATCGCGTCACTGCGCAAACTGATGGATCAATCCAGAACAGGTTTCATTCGATGA